In Campylobacter showae, the genomic stretch AAGCGCGAAAATATAAATCTAGAAAATATCGTTGAAATCGTAAGCAAAGAGCTAAACGTCAAACCAAGCGAAATGAAAAGCAAATCACGCTCAAAAAATATCGTCGAAGCTAGGCGCATCGTGATATATCTGGCTAAAAATTTGACGCCAAACTCGATGCCGCAGATCGCTCAGTTTTTTAATATGAAAGATCACTCAGCCGTAAGCCACAGCATAAAAAAAATAAACGAGCTAATAGAAACGAACGAATATTTTAAAGTTCGCGTCGAAGAACTAAAGAATAAAATTTTAACCAAAGAGTAAAAACGTGAATAAAAGTGAAAAAATAAGCAGTTTTTTTAACGCCGCAAATGCCATATTTAAAGCAAATAAAAGCAGTTTTAAACTTTTCACGCCACCTACTAATGCTACTAAAAGAAATTTAAAAACAAAAGGAAAAAAATGAAAGTCGCGATTAATAAAAACGCTTTAGAAAGCATCGTAACAAATAGCAATTCTTACCTAGAGAAAAAAGATCTAAGCGCTATAACTTCGCATATATTTATCGGAGCTAAAGACGGTATCCTAAATATCAAAGCAACAGACCACGAGATCGGCCTAGCATATGAGCTCTCAAATGTCAAAATCATGGACGAGGGAAATGCTACTGCAAACGGTAAGAAATTACTTGACATCATAAGAAGCCTAAAAGACGAAGAAATCACACTAGAGACAGTAAATAACTACCTCTATATAAAACAAAAAAACTCAAAATATAAGCTTCCGATGTACAAATTTGAGGATTTTCCAAATTTCCCGACAGTAGAAAATAAAAATAAATTTGAAGTCGACGCCGTAATGCTTGGACGAAGTTTAAAGAAAATTTTTACAAGCATCGACAATAATAACCCTAAATTTGAGCTAAACGGCGCTCTTATTGACATTAAACAAAACTACATAAACATAGTCGGCACCGACACGAAAAGGCTTAGCGTATTTAGATTTGAAACGCCGACTCAAAGTGAATTTTCGCTAATAATCCCAAAAAAAGCTATTAGCGAGATACAAAAGCTATTTTTTGACAAGATTGAAATTTATTATGACGATACGACTCTAATCGCACAAAGCGCAAATTTCGAGTTTTTTACAAAGCTTATAAACGGCAGATTTCCTGACTACAACAGAGTAATTCCGCAAGAAATCAAACGAAGACTAAGACTAAGCAGAGATAAGATGATAGAAGGCATCAAAACCGTCTCAATCATCTCTGAGAGCACGAAAATAGTATTTGCTCCTCAAACCATAAGCTTTGAAAGCATCGTCGAAGATAACTCGGAAGCTAAAACGACGATAGAATTTGCAACCGGACTTGAAGAAGAAATCTACGTCGGCGTGAAAAATAGATACTTGCTTGATTTCCTACAAAACATCGAAGAGGAACAT encodes the following:
- the dnaN gene encoding DNA polymerase III subunit beta, translated to MKVAINKNALESIVTNSNSYLEKKDLSAITSHIFIGAKDGILNIKATDHEIGLAYELSNVKIMDEGNATANGKKLLDIIRSLKDEEITLETVNNYLYIKQKNSKYKLPMYKFEDFPNFPTVENKNKFEVDAVMLGRSLKKIFTSIDNNNPKFELNGALIDIKQNYINIVGTDTKRLSVFRFETPTQSEFSLIIPKKAISEIQKLFFDKIEIYYDDTTLIAQSANFEFFTKLINGRFPDYNRVIPQEIKRRLRLSRDKMIEGIKTVSIISESTKIVFAPQTISFESIVEDNSEAKTTIEFATGLEEEIYVGVKNRYLLDFLQNIEEEHFEFGFNDSNLAFTVSSNELKTVIMPINL